Proteins co-encoded in one Pseudorhizobium banfieldiae genomic window:
- a CDS encoding phage tail protein, with the protein MASLLPANAGLFEKSSEAAFSVRWDALSAGADAVRTAKVNPPPSVLPYLVYEYGLGELTPYIPNAYELVVGRRGIDWQRIRGTPASVYQGLGWLGYTATLEDAWHGRAYWNSTQLRFGSLPLNDFPDLERIEGVTRLSLPKRSQLRRGVYQYDVTAAEADSTRLDECMLDFESGISVTPAGTLWSFGRVTEIEHALSQIEGTAIGNWIDEPEEEGLKWVLMQYPWLTATFPWADTPTNQRRILMAAWFVNRTLYVTFRDEDGEVIGHRRCRAVRPVNKRALGRYSVGDQNYDAVTDGRMVYIDAMTDFGDAEDVVAASVEITVGASRAPGVKPGKLWLEPDELVGGHAIALKEVEIPLRRTVRDHIKFVLDFDSKNLPTLSFHRTQNSQYLPLLAEVMELVPTPKLSFNTVANIQLLPLLGDDS; encoded by the coding sequence ATGGCATCGCTGCTTCCGGCCAACGCAGGCCTTTTCGAGAAATCGTCGGAAGCAGCATTTTCGGTGCGTTGGGATGCTCTCTCTGCCGGCGCTGACGCAGTCAGGACGGCGAAGGTAAACCCGCCGCCCTCCGTCCTTCCGTATCTCGTTTACGAGTACGGCCTTGGGGAACTGACGCCATACATCCCGAACGCCTATGAGCTCGTGGTGGGGAGGCGCGGGATAGACTGGCAGCGCATCCGCGGGACGCCGGCTTCAGTCTACCAGGGCCTTGGGTGGCTTGGGTACACGGCCACCCTCGAGGACGCATGGCACGGGCGGGCCTACTGGAACAGCACCCAGCTTCGGTTCGGCAGCCTGCCACTTAACGACTTCCCGGACCTCGAGCGGATTGAGGGCGTCACTCGGCTGTCTCTCCCTAAGAGATCTCAGCTTCGCCGGGGCGTCTACCAGTACGATGTGACTGCAGCAGAGGCCGATAGCACGAGGCTGGATGAGTGCATGCTCGATTTCGAGAGCGGCATCTCAGTCACGCCGGCCGGGACGCTGTGGTCCTTCGGCCGCGTTACTGAGATCGAGCATGCACTATCGCAGATCGAAGGGACCGCCATCGGGAACTGGATCGACGAGCCGGAGGAGGAAGGCCTCAAGTGGGTGCTGATGCAGTATCCGTGGCTGACAGCCACCTTCCCATGGGCGGACACCCCGACCAATCAGCGGCGCATCCTGATGGCGGCATGGTTCGTCAACCGGACCCTCTACGTGACGTTCCGTGATGAGGACGGGGAGGTTATCGGCCACCGCCGATGCCGCGCAGTCCGCCCGGTGAACAAGCGGGCTTTGGGCAGGTACTCGGTGGGCGACCAGAACTACGACGCCGTTACCGACGGTCGCATGGTCTATATCGACGCCATGACAGATTTCGGCGACGCGGAAGACGTCGTGGCGGCGTCTGTCGAGATCACGGTAGGGGCGAGCCGGGCACCTGGTGTCAAGCCGGGCAAGCTCTGGCTCGAACCTGACGAGCTCGTTGGCGGCCACGCCATAGCGCTAAAAGAAGTGGAGATCCCTCTGCGGCGCACCGTCAGGGACCACATCAAGTTCGTCCTCGACTTCGACTCGAAGAACCTTCCGACACTCAGCTTCCACCGGACGCAGAACAGCCAGTACCTGCCGCTCCTCGCGGAGGTCATGGAGCTGGTCCCGACGCCGAAGCTGTCCTTCAACACGGTGGCGAACATACAGCTGCTGCCTCTTCTAGGAGACGACTCCTGA
- a CDS encoding glycosyl hydrolase family 28 protein, which yields MAANHGPLAAYLEDMMAGNETVTGEAHAVLSALRRSVGILASPSFANLGVLFSYGVAPGRLPVGPGDVVEVPRLGASYDVVAPDATEFDLDFTSSGGVKLNVRRRDGAYYAVDFGAAGDLSADDLIPVQKAVYKGGLVRLHQHYLSGGVKYRTKTTIEGYGYDNSFLSLDPAVNDDVLSSEGTGLEDVTLRRFGITGNYVNDEPIKGHHGLIAHDIAGLTIEGIGIKDTKEFAALIWGCRDFMITENRVRTEGINRDGFKLLSSRGGTFTGNDIESGDDCVSVSGEADFAGNVVIGMNRLRSTYARCVYVNTTQAVPGPVGKTTVIGNICDHSDTTAIVVEIYDGPERIGEVMVTKNQISGFGKRVNNPNGRLEAVRVTGKVGHLIKKVMVDENMITLDGAPTDQVAKLVNVTLAEDVSVCRNTIELDQEVLPESAGIQIGSENEPVYDFAADGNRINMKGHGSYGMNISRASDGTTNDNKIKGAPIAIRGIGDATNPCTDVSARRNKITDPYGVMQKAIATLNNSSDWTAEGNDIKNAAIAKNIDLVGTGNRIRGNKGFATSNRGTFVIPAAANVQTISHFLQITPPVGSIKITPITSLGAASKWRIPRAEVTGGTFKVYLDVNPGVDVSFEWEITD from the coding sequence ATGGCCGCAAATCACGGACCACTGGCTGCCTACCTCGAAGACATGATGGCCGGCAACGAGACGGTCACAGGGGAAGCGCACGCCGTCCTTTCCGCCTTGAGGCGGTCCGTCGGCATTCTTGCCTCGCCGTCCTTCGCCAACCTGGGTGTGCTGTTTTCCTATGGCGTCGCCCCTGGGCGGCTGCCCGTCGGCCCCGGCGATGTGGTGGAAGTCCCGCGCCTTGGCGCATCCTACGACGTGGTCGCCCCTGATGCGACGGAGTTCGACCTGGACTTCACCAGCTCCGGCGGCGTGAAGCTCAATGTCCGGCGGCGCGATGGCGCCTACTATGCCGTCGACTTCGGGGCAGCCGGCGACCTGTCGGCGGACGATCTGATCCCCGTTCAGAAGGCCGTTTACAAGGGCGGGCTGGTCCGCCTGCATCAGCACTACCTATCGGGAGGTGTGAAGTACCGGACCAAGACCACGATCGAAGGGTACGGGTACGACAACAGTTTCCTGAGTCTCGACCCGGCCGTCAACGACGACGTCCTCTCTTCCGAGGGCACGGGGCTGGAGGATGTCACACTCCGCCGCTTCGGCATCACCGGAAACTATGTGAATGACGAGCCGATCAAGGGCCACCATGGCCTGATCGCCCATGACATTGCCGGCCTCACGATCGAGGGGATCGGCATCAAGGACACCAAGGAGTTCGCGGCACTCATTTGGGGCTGCCGGGACTTCATGATCACCGAGAACCGGGTCAGAACAGAGGGCATCAACAGAGACGGCTTCAAGCTGCTCTCATCCCGCGGCGGCACCTTCACCGGGAACGACATCGAGTCCGGCGATGACTGCGTCTCGGTGTCCGGTGAGGCTGATTTCGCCGGCAACGTCGTCATCGGCATGAACCGCCTTCGGAGCACTTACGCCCGGTGCGTCTACGTCAACACAACGCAGGCGGTGCCTGGCCCTGTCGGCAAGACGACCGTCATCGGCAACATCTGTGACCATTCCGATACGACCGCAATCGTCGTCGAGATCTACGACGGTCCCGAGAGGATCGGCGAGGTCATGGTCACGAAGAACCAGATTTCCGGCTTCGGCAAGAGGGTAAACAACCCCAACGGCCGGCTGGAAGCTGTCCGCGTGACCGGCAAGGTCGGCCACCTGATCAAGAAGGTCATGGTGGACGAGAACATGATCACGCTGGACGGCGCTCCGACCGACCAGGTCGCCAAGCTGGTCAATGTGACCCTCGCCGAAGATGTTTCAGTCTGCCGGAATACGATCGAGCTCGACCAGGAAGTGCTGCCCGAAAGCGCAGGCATCCAGATCGGCAGCGAAAACGAGCCGGTTTACGACTTCGCGGCGGACGGCAACCGGATCAACATGAAGGGGCATGGCTCCTACGGGATGAACATCTCCCGCGCCAGCGACGGAACGACCAACGACAACAAGATCAAGGGCGCGCCGATCGCCATCCGCGGCATTGGCGACGCCACCAACCCGTGCACGGATGTATCGGCTCGCCGGAACAAGATCACCGACCCGTATGGCGTGATGCAGAAGGCCATCGCAACGCTGAATAACTCCAGCGATTGGACGGCAGAAGGCAACGACATCAAGAACGCCGCCATCGCGAAGAACATCGACTTGGTCGGCACGGGCAACAGGATCCGAGGCAACAAGGGCTTTGCCACGTCGAACAGGGGGACGTTCGTCATCCCCGCTGCGGCGAACGTGCAGACCATCTCGCACTTCCTGCAGATCACCCCGCCGGTCGGCAGCATCAAGATCACGCCGATCACGAGTCTCGGGGCCGCCTCCAAGTGGCGGATCCCCCGCGCCGAGGTGACCGGCGGCACATTCAAGGTCTACCTCGACGTCAACCCTGGCGTCGATGTCAGCTTTGAGTGGGAGATCACGGACTGA
- a CDS encoding DUF4815 domain-containing protein, whose protein sequence is MYEHESGLPLAYDRATGKQELQGVVFHGERRFIQGAELNDLQTIQRERSARVGRLIASDGDRIERADGFVDVAAGTVTLTSGKIYVNGDVFPVEEAVLSSVPMVGRVEIGVRLTKSYVTHEDDPSLLGLVQGSLAEGEPGAAREVGSIAWALEGDEGEGQFYAVYVLQDGTILDQTGPSMLEPVMQQLAIYDRPNGNYIVTGNRVTALGANGGKQLFAIEEGEANINGFKRTRYAALRYEEEEVWEEGAIPGETHVYPGGASYTFSVDFAPIGVINSILLTKEKTVTVTRGAIAHGADALPDTSVIAILSVTQGATTFDAVTSWNRVNNSVDWAPGGPEPVSGSTYTVTYRYRDAVAPTSATDSEITVANGATGGDIIVSYTQKLPRIDRIGLRQDGAPIYIKGIPARSNPKEPTVPADVLALCQVINNWMSTPIVINDGVRSLPYAEMWRYFNRIIDIDRLVQLERLKSGIDAKEPVAKKGMFVDPFIDDTYRDQGQMQSGAIGNGMLQLSITPTFYMAPLADPVMLDWTEEVIVSQELKTACEKINPYANFIPLPGTMKLSPAADFWTESRTDWTSAQTLEFNRGTRTDGGPLQTSTTETQLVDQRSELLQFLRQIEVDFTISGFGAGEILETLTFDGIDVKPAGTQTADANGVIAGTFTIPENVTAGSKVVRAIGEGETEATAMFTGQGTIAIDVMRRVTTINNWTAPRVERFVEQWGNNNNQSDGVGGNSDPQAQMFAVPEMRQVVGVDFHICHVGDEGNHLLVDQVSISNGYPTLEIFAEALVPMAGVAAGTWLEARYTLPVTSAPDRRHAFVIKTDDSDHSVSLAALGGFDADQQKRVTSHPYVTGPRFSSVNAETWTAHQDEALAFRIVAARYPVTTKTVDLGTYDLVDCSDLQVRAAVELPGAGCSVVFEVERPNGTIYRLLPFQILQLTEYLTETVELRAVLTGTSKLSPILYAPVELVAGEISTGLTYITRAFSLGTAVRIAAYYKAYLPGGATVTMDYSIDDGPWVTLPLDETEALAFPLWVERKHEETGLTGTTARLRITGTGGPAARLIVGDLGAGIF, encoded by the coding sequence ATGTACGAGCACGAAAGCGGCTTGCCACTCGCCTATGACCGCGCCACCGGCAAACAGGAACTGCAGGGCGTCGTCTTCCATGGCGAGCGCCGCTTCATCCAAGGGGCGGAGCTCAACGACCTCCAGACAATCCAGCGGGAACGCTCGGCCCGGGTGGGGCGCCTGATCGCCAGCGACGGCGACAGGATCGAACGAGCCGATGGCTTTGTAGACGTTGCCGCCGGTACGGTCACGCTGACCTCCGGCAAGATCTACGTCAACGGCGACGTCTTCCCTGTCGAGGAAGCGGTCCTTTCGTCGGTCCCGATGGTCGGCCGCGTCGAGATCGGCGTTCGGCTCACCAAAAGCTACGTCACTCACGAAGACGATCCGTCTCTTCTCGGCCTGGTGCAGGGCTCTCTCGCTGAGGGGGAGCCGGGCGCGGCGCGGGAAGTGGGCTCGATCGCATGGGCCCTCGAAGGGGATGAGGGCGAAGGCCAGTTCTATGCGGTGTATGTCCTTCAGGACGGCACCATCCTCGACCAGACCGGACCGTCAATGCTCGAGCCGGTCATGCAGCAGCTGGCAATCTACGACCGACCGAACGGCAACTACATCGTGACCGGCAACAGGGTGACCGCCCTGGGGGCGAACGGTGGAAAGCAGCTGTTCGCGATCGAGGAGGGCGAGGCCAACATCAACGGTTTCAAGCGCACCCGGTACGCAGCGCTCCGGTACGAAGAGGAAGAGGTGTGGGAAGAGGGGGCAATCCCCGGAGAGACCCATGTCTATCCCGGCGGGGCGAGCTACACCTTCAGCGTCGACTTCGCCCCCATCGGCGTCATCAACTCGATCCTCCTGACGAAGGAGAAGACGGTCACGGTGACTCGAGGAGCGATCGCGCACGGCGCTGATGCTCTCCCGGACACAAGCGTTATTGCGATTCTGTCGGTTACGCAGGGGGCTACGACTTTCGACGCGGTGACCAGCTGGAACCGGGTCAATAACTCGGTTGATTGGGCACCGGGTGGCCCGGAGCCGGTCAGCGGTTCGACGTACACGGTTACCTACCGGTACCGGGACGCGGTTGCCCCGACGTCGGCCACGGACTCTGAGATCACCGTCGCGAATGGGGCGACAGGCGGAGACATCATCGTCTCCTATACGCAGAAGCTGCCCCGGATCGACCGCATCGGCCTTCGGCAGGATGGCGCCCCGATCTACATCAAGGGCATACCTGCGCGGTCGAACCCGAAAGAGCCAACGGTACCGGCTGATGTTCTGGCGCTGTGCCAGGTCATCAATAACTGGATGTCGACCCCGATCGTCATCAATGACGGCGTGCGGTCCCTGCCGTATGCGGAGATGTGGCGGTACTTCAACCGCATCATCGACATCGACAGGCTCGTGCAGCTCGAGCGGCTGAAAAGCGGCATCGACGCCAAGGAGCCTGTCGCCAAGAAGGGGATGTTCGTCGACCCGTTCATAGACGACACCTATCGGGATCAGGGGCAGATGCAGTCCGGCGCCATCGGCAATGGCATGCTTCAGCTTTCGATCACGCCGACCTTCTACATGGCGCCGCTTGCGGATCCGGTCATGCTCGACTGGACGGAAGAGGTCATCGTCAGCCAGGAGCTGAAGACCGCGTGTGAGAAGATCAATCCGTATGCGAACTTCATCCCCTTGCCGGGGACCATGAAGCTCTCGCCTGCGGCAGACTTCTGGACGGAGAGCCGCACCGATTGGACATCGGCGCAAACGCTCGAGTTCAACCGAGGCACCCGCACCGACGGCGGCCCGCTGCAGACGTCGACGACGGAGACGCAGCTGGTCGATCAAAGGTCGGAACTCCTCCAGTTCCTGCGGCAGATCGAAGTGGACTTCACCATCTCCGGTTTTGGAGCGGGTGAGATCCTCGAGACGCTGACGTTCGACGGGATCGACGTGAAGCCGGCAGGGACGCAGACAGCCGATGCGAACGGCGTCATCGCCGGGACGTTCACGATCCCTGAGAACGTCACTGCGGGGAGCAAGGTCGTTCGTGCCATCGGCGAAGGGGAGACAGAGGCGACAGCCATGTTCACCGGACAGGGGACGATCGCCATCGACGTCATGCGTCGTGTCACGACGATCAACAACTGGACGGCGCCGCGCGTCGAGCGCTTCGTCGAGCAGTGGGGCAACAACAACAACCAGTCTGACGGTGTCGGCGGGAACTCCGATCCGCAGGCTCAGATGTTCGCCGTTCCCGAGATGCGCCAGGTCGTGGGGGTTGACTTCCACATCTGCCACGTCGGCGATGAAGGGAACCACTTGCTGGTCGACCAAGTGTCCATCAGCAACGGTTACCCGACGCTGGAGATCTTCGCTGAAGCTCTGGTTCCTATGGCTGGCGTCGCGGCCGGTACGTGGTTGGAAGCCCGGTACACTCTGCCGGTAACTTCCGCCCCGGACCGCAGGCACGCCTTCGTCATCAAGACCGACGACAGCGACCACTCGGTATCGCTCGCGGCGCTGGGTGGTTTCGACGCCGACCAGCAGAAGAGGGTGACGTCGCATCCCTATGTGACCGGCCCGCGCTTCTCCTCAGTCAATGCGGAGACGTGGACGGCGCACCAGGATGAGGCGCTTGCCTTCCGGATCGTTGCGGCACGCTATCCCGTCACCACCAAGACCGTCGATCTCGGCACCTACGATCTCGTCGACTGCTCTGACCTTCAGGTCCGCGCGGCTGTCGAATTGCCGGGTGCCGGCTGCAGCGTCGTCTTCGAGGTCGAGAGGCCGAACGGGACGATCTATCGTCTGCTTCCGTTCCAGATCCTCCAGTTGACGGAGTACCTGACGGAGACGGTGGAGCTGCGGGCAGTCCTGACGGGCACCTCGAAGCTCTCTCCCATCCTCTACGCTCCTGTAGAGTTGGTGGCCGGGGAGATATCGACGGGCCTTACCTACATCACCCGGGCCTTCAGCCTGGGGACGGCGGTGAGGATTGCGGCCTACTACAAGGCGTACCTGCCGGGCGGCGCCACGGTGACCATGGACTACTCGATCGACGATGGTCCGTGGGTGACGTTGCCTCTCGATGAAACAGAAGCGCTTGCGTTCCCCCTTTGGGTGGAGCGGAAGCATGAAGAGACGGGCCTTACCGGCACCACCGCTCGCTTGAGGATCACAGGCACCGGGGGACCGGCTGCCCGGCTGATCGTCGGCGATCTCGGCGCCGGTATTTTCTAA
- a CDS encoding phage tail sheath subtilisin-like domain-containing protein, protein MADIFLHGVETIERNNGPRPVETIDTGIIALIGTAPDASDTLWPINQVVPVYGSNGPVTGLGETGTLLDAIEGIFDQAGRVSQTVLVVRVEEGEDIWETISNIVGNSATLTGMHALRAAKADHGLTPKLIVAPGFTSQRPADGVASIAVGGSGGDGYTSVPTVTITGDGSGAEAEAVINSETGKVTEIVITKPGFGYTVAPTVTLTGGGATTQATATATLGSVANPVTVEALSLARKFRAGVIKDAPATSTSAAISDRGDYDTDRLLIVEPMAKVFKDGAAVAQPASARVAGLQARVDYSEGFWVSPSNHVIEGIVGASRPIEHSIMDPSAESQLLNRNAVAAIVRAPSGGFKLWGNRVPSSDPLAQFWSVRRAHDTIIDSIERASEPFIDKPFSVQVLVDIAETVNSALRRWAALGATLGGRVWLDPGLNTKETWASGHLYISYDAEAPAPIEHITFMFSRNTGYYETLSQNAIREISRIAGTSLTAA, encoded by the coding sequence ATGGCCGACATCTTTCTGCACGGCGTGGAGACCATCGAGCGCAACAACGGACCCCGCCCGGTGGAGACGATCGACACGGGCATCATCGCCCTCATCGGCACGGCGCCGGACGCCAGCGACACGCTCTGGCCGATTAACCAGGTTGTTCCGGTGTATGGCAGCAACGGCCCGGTGACCGGGCTTGGCGAGACTGGCACGCTGCTCGATGCGATCGAAGGGATCTTCGACCAGGCGGGCCGTGTCTCTCAGACCGTGCTCGTCGTCCGCGTCGAGGAAGGCGAGGACATTTGGGAAACCATCAGCAACATCGTCGGCAACTCGGCCACCCTGACCGGCATGCACGCGCTGCGCGCCGCCAAGGCTGACCACGGCCTGACGCCGAAGCTGATCGTCGCGCCTGGCTTTACCTCGCAGCGGCCGGCGGACGGCGTCGCGTCCATCGCAGTCGGTGGGTCTGGAGGCGACGGCTACACCAGCGTCCCGACGGTGACGATCACCGGCGACGGTAGCGGCGCTGAGGCGGAAGCGGTCATCAACAGCGAGACCGGAAAGGTGACGGAGATCGTCATCACCAAGCCCGGCTTCGGCTACACCGTCGCACCGACGGTCACCCTGACCGGTGGCGGCGCGACGACGCAAGCGACAGCAACGGCGACTCTCGGCAGCGTGGCCAACCCGGTCACCGTCGAGGCGCTGTCTCTGGCCCGCAAGTTCCGCGCCGGCGTGATCAAAGACGCCCCAGCGACAAGCACGTCCGCCGCCATCTCTGATCGCGGGGACTACGACACCGACCGCCTCCTGATCGTCGAGCCGATGGCGAAGGTCTTCAAGGATGGCGCTGCGGTGGCGCAGCCGGCATCTGCTCGAGTCGCCGGCCTTCAGGCGCGGGTCGACTACAGCGAGGGCTTTTGGGTCTCGCCGTCGAACCATGTCATCGAAGGCATCGTTGGCGCATCGCGGCCGATCGAGCACTCGATCATGGACCCGTCCGCGGAGTCGCAGCTCCTTAACCGGAATGCGGTGGCGGCCATCGTCCGCGCTCCGTCCGGCGGCTTCAAGCTGTGGGGCAACCGGGTTCCTTCGTCGGATCCGCTCGCGCAGTTCTGGTCCGTCCGCCGCGCGCACGACACGATCATCGACTCCATCGAACGGGCATCCGAACCGTTCATCGACAAGCCCTTCAGCGTGCAGGTGCTGGTCGACATTGCGGAGACGGTGAACTCGGCGCTGCGCCGCTGGGCAGCCCTGGGCGCCACCCTTGGCGGCCGGGTGTGGCTGGATCCCGGCCTCAACACGAAGGAGACGTGGGCCTCCGGGCACCTCTACATCTCCTACGATGCTGAGGCGCCGGCTCCGATCGAGCACATCACCTTCATGTTCTCGCGGAACACTGGCTACTACGAGACCCTGTCTCAGAACGCCATCCGCGAGATCTCCCGCATCGCCGGCACGTCTCTGACCGCCGCCTGA